Proteins encoded by one window of Rhodobacteraceae bacterium IMCC1335:
- a CDS encoding ATP-binding cassette domain-containing protein, whose translation MASKFFSEKDKSNIAWFWRRYLKRKTPWLGLILALVLLEGFVLQKFLAITETGLRVIFEQGDIIDLLWICLMVFLIFTVRALVSFVVPTLSVRLASGAVLELRSDLIRHVLYMDQRFFDRTNSSDLILRFVNQVEALSQFVGRTTVEAVRDVATIVIISGYLIYKSALLFGVALLLLPIIFLLMRMVSETIKRIQAQSEQALGSYMNTIEEMSGGMRTIKMTGQEAAEVDRMISESGNIKKLAVNLHMAQALVLPSIDLSSAIVYMVVIGGGGYLALSEASALDGASIIAFLLGLVIVFDPARRLSQFFTKLQTSLILLASVRGVLQTQPDVSDEGTVSDFTDMRIDITLDDIGFSYEADHKLFDGISLQFKAGQKTAIVGSTGSGKTTLLSLMARLYDLNSGAVLFNGQDIKQFTLKSVREKFSIVAQDVVIFNKSIAENIHYADPTASPEAVRAAAKLARIDDLMVERGDQPVGPKGSLLSGGQKQRIAIARAFLKPAPILLLDEATSALDALTEQKVNASFKDLQAGKTTIVVAHKFSSVVDADHIYVLEAGKLVEQGTHADLMAKAGLYASMFSAQDDILISG comes from the coding sequence AAAAAGACAAATCAAATATTGCTTGGTTTTGGCGCCGATATCTTAAAAGAAAAACCCCATGGCTGGGCTTGATATTGGCGTTGGTGCTTTTGGAAGGCTTCGTGCTGCAAAAGTTTTTGGCCATCACCGAAACCGGATTACGGGTGATTTTTGAGCAGGGCGACATCATAGATCTGCTGTGGATTTGCTTGATGGTGTTTTTGATTTTTACGGTTCGCGCCTTGGTTTCTTTTGTGGTGCCCACTTTATCCGTGCGTCTGGCCAGTGGCGCTGTTTTAGAGCTGCGTTCAGATCTGATCCGCCATGTTCTTTATATGGATCAAAGGTTTTTTGATCGCACCAATTCTTCGGATCTTATTCTTCGCTTTGTCAATCAAGTGGAAGCGTTGAGCCAATTCGTTGGCCGCACCACGGTGGAAGCGGTACGCGATGTGGCCACGATTGTGATCATTTCAGGGTATTTGATTTATAAATCGGCGTTGCTTTTTGGCGTTGCGCTGCTTCTTTTGCCGATCATTTTTTTGCTGATGCGGATGGTGTCTGAAACCATCAAACGCATTCAGGCGCAATCTGAGCAGGCGCTGGGCAGTTACATGAATACAATTGAAGAAATGTCTGGGGGTATGCGCACGATTAAAATGACTGGGCAAGAAGCGGCTGAGGTTGATCGGATGATTTCTGAATCGGGCAATATCAAAAAATTAGCGGTCAACCTTCATATGGCGCAGGCGCTTGTTCTGCCTTCGATCGATTTATCCTCAGCAATTGTATATATGGTGGTGATTGGCGGTGGCGGCTATCTGGCGCTTTCAGAGGCCTCGGCCTTAGACGGGGCGTCGATTATCGCCTTCCTGTTGGGTTTGGTGATCGTTTTTGATCCCGCACGGCGCCTGTCGCAATTTTTCACAAAATTGCAAACCAGTTTGATCTTGCTTGCCTCGGTGCGCGGGGTGTTGCAAACGCAGCCCGATGTTTCAGACGAAGGCACTGTATCAGATTTTACCGATATGCGGATCGATATCACTTTGGATGATATCGGGTTTTCTTATGAGGCTGATCATAAATTATTTGATGGTATTAGCCTGCAGTTTAAAGCGGGGCAAAAAACCGCCATTGTCGGCTCGACCGGTTCGGGAAAAACCACGTTGCTCAGTTTGATGGCGCGGCTCTATGATTTGAATAGCGGTGCGGTTCTGTTTAATGGACAGGACATTAAACAATTCACGTTAAAATCGGTGCGCGAGAAATTTTCAATCGTGGCGCAGGATGTGGTTATTTTTAACAAAAGCATCGCAGAAAACATTCACTACGCAGATCCTACAGCCAGCCCAGAGGCGGTGCGTGCGGCGGCAAAGCTGGCGCGCATTGATGATTTGATGGTTGAACGCGGCGATCAGCCCGTGGGCCCGAAAGGCAGCCTGCTTTCGGGGGGTCAAAAGCAGCGGATCGCGATCGCGCGGGCCTTTTTAAAACCGGCGCCGATCCTGCTTTTGGATGAGGCAACATCGGCGCTTGACGCGCTGACAGAACAAAAAGTTAATGCCAGTTTCAAGGATCTTCAGGCCGGTAAAACCACCATTGTTGTGGCGCATAAATTTTCGAGCGTGGTTGATGCAGACCATATTTACGTGCTTGAGGCCGGCAAATTGGTTGAACAAGGCACTCATGCCGATTTGATGGCCAAAGCGGGGCTATATGCCAGTATGTTTTCTGCGCAGGATGATATTTTAATATCTGGATGA
- a CDS encoding MFS transporter produces the protein MGIKFRLPLVWNVYFSFFIYAFSLGAIFPRLGDLQLQMGIGPAALGLSVTGAALGVQVSLLMASSVLSRLGFRKVMFFGMLLMGIGEALAGLATNPYVFFGWFFMAGLAIGVVEVAVNVEADRVEALAGRRIMNRSHAFWSLGFFATGLLGAFVAQLGVPAALHLSLTGLVSVALTLLFLAGYQPAPIRGADHDGPPKLARPTRGIMILVAFTLSAMLLEGALIDWSVIYMRDVFEESAFVNGLALTLGALGQFIIRFFADPVVDRHGAERVARVSLIALALGAGVVSFTPNSTLALIGFVFLGAGTAVIFPLAISAAAQRGDRPSSENVAALAQFSFVTFLLAPPLLGFVAENFGIRYSFGLALPLILASWLTVGALNHAGRKP, from the coding sequence ATGGGAATAAAATTCCGCCTGCCTTTGGTATGGAATGTCTATTTTTCGTTTTTTATCTATGCGTTTAGTTTAGGGGCTATTTTCCCGCGGCTTGGGGATTTGCAATTACAAATGGGCATTGGCCCGGCGGCGCTTGGGCTTTCGGTTACCGGCGCCGCGCTAGGGGTGCAAGTCTCATTATTGATGGCCAGTTCAGTGTTGTCGCGGCTGGGATTTCGAAAAGTAATGTTCTTTGGCATGCTGTTGATGGGCATTGGCGAAGCTCTGGCCGGTTTGGCCACCAACCCTTATGTTTTCTTCGGATGGTTTTTTATGGCGGGTTTGGCGATTGGCGTTGTGGAGGTTGCGGTGAATGTCGAAGCCGACCGAGTCGAGGCGCTGGCGGGTCGGCGGATCATGAACCGGTCGCATGCTTTTTGGAGTTTAGGGTTTTTTGCCACGGGTTTGCTGGGCGCGTTCGTAGCGCAGCTGGGCGTGCCTGCGGCCCTGCATTTAAGCTTGACGGGGCTTGTTTCGGTTGCGTTAACGCTGTTGTTTTTGGCAGGGTATCAGCCAGCGCCGATCCGCGGCGCCGATCATGATGGCCCGCCAAAATTGGCCCGTCCAACCCGTGGGATCATGATTTTGGTTGCTTTTACATTATCCGCCATGCTGCTCGAAGGGGCTTTGATTGATTGGTCGGTCATTTATATGCGCGATGTTTTTGAGGAAAGCGCGTTTGTAAACGGCCTAGCGCTGACATTGGGAGCTTTGGGGCAATTTATCATCCGTTTTTTTGCTGATCCCGTTGTGGATCGCCATGGCGCCGAGCGGGTGGCGCGGGTGTCTTTGATTGCGCTGGCTTTGGGCGCCGGCGTGGTGTCGTTTACGCCCAATTCCACTTTGGCCCTGATCGGGTTTGTATTTTTGGGTGCGGGAACCGCAGTCATTTTCCCTCTGGCGATCTCGGCGGCGGCGCAAAGAGGCGATCGCCCATCCTCAGAAAATGTAGCGGCTTTGGCGCAATTCTCGTTTGTAACGTTTCTTTTGGCGCCGCCTTTATTGGGCTTTGTGGCGGAAAATTTCGGCATTCGCTATTCCTTTGGTTTGGCGCTGCCTTTGATCTTGGCCAGTTGGCTAACCGTGGGGGCGCTGAACCATGCGGGCCGGAAGCCGTAA
- a CDS encoding EamA family transporter produces MSQALVSDQAKLSILCVMGASLAFSLNDITVKYFTDSLPLHEVILFRSLFGMAFILFLFGRGVPLKTMFSTRRLLRHILRGLSVVVANFAFFAGLAALPLAEASAIFFIAPLLITGFSAFFLGEYVGVWRWTALLVGLLGVLIIVKPGSAAFQWAVILPLLSAVAYATLHTITRSMGLAESPITMSLYIQLVFIVVCLGMGVMFGDGRFEGLGHPSAEFILRAWAWPSGRDVVLFVAAGFFSASGGYLISQAYRSSSAGLVAPFEYSTIILAVLWGYIFWQEVPGLSSAFGIFLIIASGVFVAIREFKRQVPPASQKLSARR; encoded by the coding sequence ATGTCGCAAGCACTGGTGTCAGATCAGGCAAAGTTAAGCATTCTATGCGTGATGGGTGCGTCTTTGGCGTTTTCCTTAAACGATATTACGGTAAAATATTTTACCGATAGCTTACCGCTTCATGAAGTTATTTTATTCCGTTCGCTTTTTGGAATGGCATTCATTCTGTTCCTTTTCGGGCGAGGAGTGCCCTTAAAAACCATGTTTTCAACCCGCCGCCTGTTGCGCCATATCTTGCGCGGGCTAAGCGTGGTGGTGGCAAATTTTGCATTTTTTGCAGGCTTGGCTGCCTTGCCATTGGCGGAGGCCTCTGCGATTTTCTTTATCGCACCGCTGTTAATTACCGGATTTTCGGCATTTTTTTTGGGAGAATATGTAGGTGTCTGGCGCTGGACGGCACTTTTGGTCGGCTTGCTCGGTGTTTTGATCATCGTAAAGCCCGGCAGTGCAGCGTTTCAATGGGCAGTGATTTTGCCGCTTTTATCCGCTGTTGCCTATGCCACCTTGCACACGATCACCCGATCGATGGGGCTGGCAGAATCGCCCATAACCATGTCGCTTTATATCCAATTGGTCTTTATTGTCGTGTGCCTTGGGATGGGGGTGATGTTTGGAGATGGAAGATTTGAGGGGTTGGGCCATCCTTCGGCTGAGTTTATTTTGCGCGCATGGGCATGGCCTAGCGGCAGAGATGTTGTATTATTCGTAGCTGCGGGGTTTTTCAGCGCGTCTGGTGGCTATCTTATCAGCCAAGCCTATCGCAGCAGCAGCGCTGGTTTGGTGGCCCCTTTTGAATATTCTACGATTATTTTGGCCGTTTTATGGGGTTATATATTTTGGCAGGAAGTGCCGGGCTTAAGTTCGGCTTTCGGGATCTTTTTAATCATTGCCTCGGGGGTTTTTGTGGCGATACGTGAATTTAAACGACAAGTGCCGCCTGCCTCGCAAAAGCTATCGGCGCGCCGCTGA
- a CDS encoding NAD-binding protein, whose product MQQNEKVGFIGVGLMGHGMAKNILRAGYPLTVIAHKNRAPVENLMSLGAHEAGSLKELAKSSTLVFICAPGSPQVEQIIAELTPYLSQNAVIIDCSTSDPTSTQKLAENLKSKRIHMVDAPLGGTPVQAEEGALSAMVGADKSVFARIKPVIESWAATLVHIGVVGDGHRMKLLNNFLSLGYAAMYSEALALGAKVGIDAKRFDSVIRGSRMDCGFYQTFMGYALDGNREAHKFTMTNALKDLRYLESMANQAGIANPIGNAAKSSFARAMAAGGDGPEDYVPHLVDFVARENGLKTR is encoded by the coding sequence ATGCAGCAAAACGAAAAAGTTGGATTTATCGGCGTGGGCCTGATGGGCCATGGCATGGCCAAAAATATTTTACGCGCGGGATATCCTTTAACCGTAATAGCGCATAAAAACCGCGCGCCGGTTGAAAATCTAATGTCGCTGGGCGCGCATGAAGCCGGCAGCTTAAAAGAGCTGGCCAAAAGCTCAACACTGGTGTTCATCTGTGCCCCAGGCTCGCCTCAGGTCGAACAAATTATCGCCGAACTCACCCCTTATCTTTCACAAAACGCCGTTATCATCGATTGCTCAACATCCGACCCCACCTCCACCCAAAAACTGGCGGAAAATTTGAAATCAAAGCGCATTCATATGGTGGATGCCCCGTTAGGGGGCACGCCAGTGCAAGCAGAAGAGGGCGCGCTGTCTGCGATGGTGGGCGCGGATAAGTCGGTTTTTGCGCGGATCAAACCAGTCATCGAAAGCTGGGCCGCAACGCTCGTACATATCGGCGTGGTTGGCGATGGCCACCGTATGAAATTGCTGAATAATTTTCTATCGCTGGGCTATGCCGCCATGTATTCTGAAGCTCTGGCCTTAGGGGCTAAAGTGGGAATTGATGCCAAGCGCTTTGACAGCGTGATCCGCGGCAGCCGGATGGATTGTGGGTTTTATCAAACCTTTATGGGCTACGCGCTGGATGGCAATCGCGAGGCCCATAAATTCACCATGACCAACGCGCTCAAAGATCTGCGCTATCTCGAAAGCATGGCCAATCAGGCGGGCATTGCAAATCCAATTGGAAATGCCGCGAAAAGCAGTTTTGCGCGCGCCATGGCCGCGGGTGGCGATGGCCCAGAGGATTACGTGCCCCATTTGGTAGATTTTGTAGCGCGGGAAAACGGGCTAAAAACGCGCTAA
- a CDS encoding methyltransferase domain-containing protein, which yields MSDTKPKALLEQAGRDMAGAVSVRLCSLGIELGLFKDLHEHGRSTSAQLATRLQLNERYVREWLHGIVLSGYVMFDKTTREAWLSPDQAQLLVEEGGRFAQYGAFKLLNSALLPYEKLREAFKSGGGVGFEDYPPALWQALDHTGCARYRNFLVKDWLPHIPALTQRLKKGARFADFGCGTGRSTIELAKLFPESEFIGYDAFLPNIEQASLNAKEAGVDSNITFQHWNMEEGSPGQYDIVATFDLIHDLPNPALGLKTLKQSMAKDGMFLLMDIEATEDPVDNSGPYGVFKLGISLHFCMTTSMWQGGEGMGTVGLSDSVLRNLCAEAGFSEVRKIDIKHPLNSLYLIT from the coding sequence ATGAGCGATACAAAACCCAAAGCCCTGTTGGAACAAGCCGGAAGGGATATGGCGGGGGCCGTCTCAGTGCGGCTGTGCAGTCTTGGCATTGAACTGGGGCTTTTTAAAGATTTGCACGAACACGGGCGCTCTACCTCAGCGCAACTGGCAACGCGCCTGCAGTTAAACGAACGTTATGTTCGCGAATGGCTGCACGGGATCGTGCTCAGCGGCTATGTGATGTTCGATAAAACCACGCGCGAAGCTTGGCTAAGCCCAGATCAAGCACAGCTATTGGTGGAAGAAGGCGGCCGCTTTGCCCAATATGGCGCCTTTAAATTGCTGAACAGCGCGTTATTGCCCTATGAGAAGCTGCGCGAGGCCTTCAAATCTGGTGGCGGCGTCGGGTTTGAAGATTATCCGCCAGCGCTTTGGCAGGCGCTGGATCACACGGGCTGCGCGCGCTATCGTAATTTCTTGGTAAAAGATTGGTTGCCCCATATCCCAGCGTTGACGCAGCGCTTAAAAAAAGGCGCCAGATTTGCCGATTTTGGCTGCGGTACGGGCAGGTCCACGATTGAGTTGGCGAAGCTATTTCCCGAGTCAGAGTTTATTGGCTATGATGCATTCTTGCCAAATATAGAACAGGCCAGCCTCAACGCAAAAGAGGCTGGCGTTGACAGTAATATCACGTTTCAACATTGGAACATGGAAGAAGGCAGCCCGGGCCAATATGATATTGTGGCCACATTTGATTTAATTCACGATCTGCCCAACCCTGCGCTTGGCTTGAAAACCCTCAAACAGTCTATGGCCAAGGATGGAATGTTTTTGCTGATGGATATCGAAGCCACAGAAGATCCGGTTGATAATTCAGGCCCGTATGGCGTGTTTAAATTGGGCATCAGTCTGCATTTTTGTATGACCACTTCGATGTGGCAGGGCGGCGAGGGTATGGGAACGGTAGGTCTATCCGATTCTGTGTTGCGCAATCTCTGCGCCGAGGCCGGATTTTCTGAAGTGCGGAAAATTGATATCAAGCATCCACTCAATTCTTTATACCTCATCACTTAA
- a CDS encoding carbohydrate kinase: MILVGGENLIDFVQTDAPDGAALYQAIPGGSCYNCAIATARQGQDVTYMTPVSEDALGAMLAARLAQDNIALAAQRVSQPTSLAVVSLADGIPSYQFYREGTAERQISYQQLIETCPAKATAFHIGSLALITGADAQAWEAFFESCAEKGMMTCLDPNARPGLIANKAEYVERVLRLLGSATLVKLSDEDLAYLLPELPLLEAFEKIRALSNAALLVLTMGQEGAIGATAQHKITVPARLASPLADTVGAGDTFMGTLIAQITKNGWDTHKALSSLSSENVQSLLEIAATAAALNCERAGCNPPYLEELHL; the protein is encoded by the coding sequence ATGATTCTTGTGGGTGGAGAGAACCTGATTGACTTTGTACAAACCGACGCGCCGGATGGGGCGGCTTTGTACCAGGCCATTCCAGGCGGTTCCTGTTACAACTGCGCGATAGCGACAGCCCGCCAAGGCCAAGATGTAACCTATATGACGCCCGTTTCAGAAGATGCTTTAGGGGCAATGCTGGCAGCGCGCCTGGCACAGGATAATATTGCCTTGGCCGCACAGCGCGTGTCGCAACCAACATCGCTGGCGGTGGTATCGCTTGCAGATGGCATTCCAAGCTATCAATTCTACCGCGAGGGCACAGCGGAACGCCAGATATCTTATCAGCAATTGATCGAGACTTGCCCCGCCAAGGCAACGGCGTTTCATATTGGCTCTTTGGCCTTGATCACCGGTGCGGACGCCCAAGCCTGGGAGGCGTTTTTTGAAAGCTGCGCTGAAAAAGGCATGATGACCTGCCTAGATCCCAATGCGAGGCCGGGATTGATTGCCAATAAAGCGGAATATGTAGAGCGCGTGTTGCGGCTATTGGGCTCGGCAACACTGGTCAAGCTGAGCGATGAAGATCTGGCCTATCTGCTTCCAGAGCTGCCTTTGCTTGAGGCATTTGAAAAAATCCGCGCGCTGAGCAATGCCGCATTGCTGGTGCTGACAATGGGCCAAGAGGGCGCGATCGGCGCCACCGCGCAGCACAAAATTACGGTGCCTGCGCGCCTAGCATCCCCACTGGCCGATACGGTGGGGGCGGGCGACACTTTTATGGGCACTTTAATCGCGCAGATCACCAAAAATGGCTGGGACACGCATAAGGCGCTTTCGTCCTTAAGCTCTGAGAATGTGCAAAGCCTGTTAGAAATCGCCGCAACAGCGGCGGCGCTGAACTGCGAACGCGCGGGATGTAACCCACCCTATCTAGAAGAGCTTCACCTCTAA